Genomic segment of Mercurialis annua linkage group LG6, ddMerAnnu1.2, whole genome shotgun sequence:
gtactagctcaatcatgcactttaaactaggggtgagcaaaaaccgagtcGAACCGAAAAAtcgaatcgaaccgaaccgaaaacacCAAACCGAATAGAAAAGTGGTTAATATGGAGTGATTtggtttaatatttataaaaatcacGGTTTTTGGTTGTGGTTTGGTTTTAgggttcggtcaccgaaccgaaccgaaaaaaccaaaataaaataaagggttattttgtcatttttataaGCCACTATATATACTCTTTTATGTGCCAAAACCCTAATATTCAACTTAACATCACAGCCGCACACCTCAACCTCACCCAAACTTACATTTTCTCCTCCTTTTACTCTAATTTTCTTTCCTCCTCCATCTTTCCTTATCTCCACCTCACTCAACTCTCCCGTGGCTTATGTATATTTGAGATATTGGAAGAGAGTGAAGTCCAAGCAATAATCAGACGCTGACGATGACGATGAGTGAAGATCGGAGCAGAGTGGAAACCGTTCATGTGCCGCCGGAAGTGATTAGTTGCTAATTTATGCTCagattttttgagttttttttgtcGAAATTCTTATTTCTTCTTGAGTATTGGACATATTTTAGTTTATGCCTTTTGAATTTGTAATAgagaatttaatttgaattattattgattttgtgttttttatttcAGATTTGGATTTTTAATTCTGCTTTGAATTTTTGTGTGAAATTTTATGCTTTGAAAATTTCGGTTAAACGACTCGGTTCGGTCAGTTAAAACCGAAATTTCGGTgtaccgaaccgaaaaaaccgttCACCGAAGTAGGTGGTTTGGTTTTCATTTATTAGGGgtggtttgattcggttttgacAAATCGCActccaaaccgaaccgaaccgaaccgtgcaCACCCCTACTTTAAACCAATTTCAAAACTACTCttcgtagcctaaacggaaacgatttacaaatttcgtgaaaattttaccaaaaatcaaataaaatataacaagaataaaaatataatttttatttccatctgacttatattttattcttaataaattatttttgatttattaagtccgcattgactgcgcttgataaaatttctacagtcgaccctctgataattaatacacatggtggatcaaaaatttattaattattagaattattaatttattgaatttgtataaaaaaattatagaagatatgttaaagcatctacattaatagacctaatattaatattaaattataaaaaaactaattaaatacacattacaatcactcaatttaaaaataataattttatattcaatttaaaaaaaatcaattgatatcaaatcaaaaattaattattaagaagtattcataaagtaaaataatttttaataatttttatactagagatactttacttacgttaatttgtttatctaataacttcttttaaaatttctcaaaagaataagaaagtcatcatttgatggtattttaacttacattttatgaattaaggttagtattgcctcaaataaatcatcaattgttatatatttctttaaaaaaatctctctaataattaatattcatgtagaatatattttaaattttattaattattaaataatagaattattaagggtgttaatttctaaaaaaatcacgaactttacacgaagtttcattttaatcataacctttaaaagttgtcatttaaaggcacgaactttcatattgtttcaaattcatcatttcagtgtatttttattgactaaattcttcattaaaTCATTAATGGAAGACTCAAGTTATTAattaacatcaaatcttattatctttcagttaaaGTGTCCAGAATTaagaatttttagtcagataaaatacaccgaattttactttagtgatagatttgaaataaaatgaaagttggtgtctttaaatgacaacttttaaaggtcatgattaaaatgaaatttcgtgtaaagttcgtgatttttttaggaattaacccaattattaattatccaacgtggaacgaagttggttctctcaattttctattaattattagaactattaatttatagaatattaactattagagggtcgactgtacttccaaattttatcaaattttcatgataacctttttaaaatatttcgcgaatattggcaccaaaaatatccGTTAgagacttatgaattattatgcacccaattcataaatctaTATATCATTCCTGTTAATTATAcagttaatcaaatttaaattctaaaaatttaaatttgcaatcctatagtcataatataaatttagggacacttgtaaattgtatttatctttaaatttaatttacctactcccgtctaattaaaatattagacaagtggctatattttaactcttaaatttccgggttgttACAAATCTGATCAGAAACCGCCGCCTACCGAAATCCGCCGTCGCCGCTAGCTTGATTGTTCATCCTTTTTGGGATGAACGAGTATACCGTTTTAGGTCGGTCGTGGGTCAGTGGTGGAGGTGGGAATGGAGACATACGGAAATGGGCGGAAGACAGATAGTGGCCggagaataaagaagaagaagatggaggaggaggaggaggaggaggaggaggaggaggggagaaggaagaagatgggaaaaagagaaaaaaaatccctaaattttaattaataattaaaatgattattaaatataaaaattataaaagtataattaaaatttaaaaattattaaggattaatttaagagataaaaaatattatggtttttttttaactttttccaatttttttacagAGATTTGTGGTTCACTTGCTTGAGTGAGAATACGGAAGGGgcttttgatacgaaaacgcaaaTTTTATATCTGTTTGTACTAAATGTAGCGAAAATGActcatttaatattttgtgccaGTTTGAGGGGGGTGAATAGATCCTATGTTCGCATATAATTATGTAACGTTCCCTGAGCATCCTTTGTTTTTGTCAATGATATATTATGCACCAGTGTTAGAAATTagttaaattacattttaaaaaaatccaccAACGGAAGGCAGGGTCAAACCCCTTACCTTCCGAGAAATTAGGAGTGTAGCCACTGGGCTACACCCCCATGTACAATTACCATCCTTTGTTTGTTAAACTATATGCAAATTTCAAACAAATAGAACGACACAATACTCGAAtatcataaaacatttgtaagtTTTTGACAAGTGCAACTACTTTTAGGATAACTAAATAACTAAGATCTGCATATATcacttaaaattaattaattattaaaaattatttgaacgtttttaaagttgaatgattaatttatatttttgtaaatagaaaaaaaaatatcctttctatttaattttttttttaattttttcatccttgaattaaattgttaaaattttaaattgggATAGAGGTGAAACCtaaaaaccgaaaaaggtacAAACGGTTTTTTTTCTACGTCAgcatataaatgagaaaaagTTTCAACGTgggtgtttttaagtaattacgGTCATTTCTATAAAAACAATTGTatgagtatttttaaaataatatatgtgGTTTTATTGATCTCCAAACCGAATTGTGCAGGAATGTTGGAATCGAATCATTGAACTGAACTGTAGAAGAAATAAAACCCCAAATCCTACCGATTTATGGTACGGATCCGGAGATCCATTTTAAAATTCCCGACTTTTTGTACGGTTCCGGAGATTTGTCAATCTCGAGATTTTCCAAATGGTGCACACTCCTAGTATTAGTTACTttacattcttttttttttctctaaattcCCGAGTTTTTATTGTACATGTTTTACCATTCTAGTAAATCCTAATATCTCAAAAACCATcaacatttataatttttttcaatagtaCACCAACCTTATAAAAAtctcaattttactctattttatattttcaacttttaattatactcaaaaatttaaatttcggacgattttattactttaatgatGAAACCATTCAAAAAAACTGAACACaagaataatattatatttttctacttgaaaaaattcaaacaaattgtttatcttcaaaaaaaatcaaataagtacTAAGTAAGAAATTTATCACATATataattaagtttttatattttttattaaaaattaaataaataaaaaattgacattCGTTAACACCTCCAATTTTACCTCCGCCCTTCTTCGGACCCGCCAAACCAGATCTGGCAAGGTCTGGCTCGTCTTCCATTGAGGAAGATGAACTCGCTTTCATAAGAAAGACGAGCCAAATCTAGTTTGCCAGGTACGAGGGCGGCGGCAGATCCGAAGAAGGCGGCGGCGGAATCAAAAGTGTTTGtccaattaaatatataaaaatattaacacaaatattttatattaaattgttgaattattattatttattattattaatttatggagaagaaatatttttattatttttatatcaaccaagaatatttagaatatGTTAAATATGAAGGATTATTTGAATGTTATCCGAGTAAAAAGAGGTATTTGATGCTTCACGGTACAATTGAaagttaaaaatacaaaatagaataaaattagtaAGTTTATATGTCAGAGTGCTATTGAATAAAAGTCTAAATATCGATGATTCCCGAGACGTTAGGCATTTCAGTAATAAATAAATACTCTCTCATTTTTATATTGTTCATGGCTTATCTACACCAAATATACGTAGTCCtattaaaagaatttttttcacattattataaataaatttgaataaaaagtcAACAAATTGATCTTGTTGATTGGAAAAATCAACTCTTGATTATATTTTATCACAAGAGGCATTAAATATTTAcgttccatttttttttcttttataattttccaTTCTACATTTTGCATACATATGAAAAACATAAATTCTTATATTTAAGTTTTTTCatgatattttgaaaataaatctgAGTTTACGATAGCgagataatataaaatttaaagcatAATTTCTAAGTTTTATGAATTCAACCcctaaatataaaataagatatttaaaataaaaatattgattaaatTTGATGGCGAGTCTCTGGGTAAAGCCAGATATCATAACCGTTGGACGACAGTGGAAGTCTTGATAAGCTAGCTGTCTAATTGAGATGTTTTTGTATAGAAATCTAAAtgaaaattactaaattaagaaaaatactaTTTATACCAAGTTAATATTATCTTCTTTAACTATTATTACGTGACTACTAGTTCGTGCAAATTAAAATAAGCATAATCGTTAATGACatggataaattaattattaccaTTTACTAATTAAAGTCATTAGATtgtttaattaaagaaaaaattcacCTATAAATAAAAATCTCATAagctaattttattaaaaataaagtaattataATGAAATCTTTCAAGAGAGAATATATAGTGATATTGATGTTTGTATTGCTAGTATCATCAAGCGACGCGTTAGGTCGGAAAAGGGTTACAATGAGGATATCTAACGAGGTAGAAACTACAAACCCTCTTAACCTCCATTGCAAATCGGGAGATAATGATTTCGGGGGCAAAGTGTTGAAATATAAGCAGTATTTTGAGTTTAGCTTTAAACCTAATATTTTCGGAAAGACTGTATTTCGTTGCGACTTTGTACTTAATGACTATGTTTATATGAACAAACTTGAGAGCTTGAATCAAACTAACATAGATGTTTACGGGGGTCGCAGTGATGGTCTCAAATGTCGTGCATGTTTTTGGGCGTTTCGAGAGAAGGGTCTTTGTTTGGGGCCA
This window contains:
- the LOC126686206 gene encoding S-protein homolog 29-like; this encodes MKSFKREYIVILMFVLLVSSSDALGRKRVTMRISNEVETTNPLNLHCKSGDNDFGGKVLKYKQYFEFSFKPNIFGKTVFRCDFVLNDYVYMNKLESLNQTNIDVYGGRSDGLKCRACFWAFREKGLCLGPNSTGPFYDCRVIWYY